The genome window AGAACTACGACGGTTGGAACGTCGGCAATTTCGGAGCCACCATCCCCAGCCCTCACGGCCGCTTCGAGGCAGTCCTTCCCGCCGCGGGGTTTGTCGTCTTCCAGAAGGAGAGCCCCTGAGTCGCGTGAGGATGGAAACGCGTGCAATCGATCAAACGCGGCACGATCTCGATTCGTGGGGACAGGGGAAATGAACCCGGCTTTGAACACCAACTTTAGCATTGATTGCTATGTGTTAGTGTACTCATAAGTCCAATCGATTTCATTGCGGGAAGGTCGAGTTCCTGGTGAGACGGATCATTGCTCCTCGGTGTCGCGAGGTGTGACGCTCAACCGCACGGCTGACTGCGGCTCGGTCGAGGTGGATCTGCGAAACAGACGGCCAGACTCGCCGTTAAGCACGCCACGAGCTGTTCCCGATCGGCGTCCGCCAGTTCTTTCGGCTGAATCATCTGATAAAGAATTGCGAATCCTGTGAGCTGAGCGATGATCAGGCCGGCTCGGGTTCCGGCATCGGGCCCGCCGAGACGTTCCGCCAGGAGCGGGAGGTTGTTTTCCTCCAGCTTTGCCCGCAGCAACTCGGCCGCGGCCGGCTCCGTGGCCGCGCGGAGCAGCAGAAGCAAGGGTATCCGGCCCGAGTCCGGCGCATCCGGTCGGCCGTAGACCATGATTCGGGCAAGCCGATCGGCCAACGTTGCTCGGTCCCCCTGGATGAGTTCGCGGATGTCGAAGGCTCGCTCGATCACCTCGGCAAACAGGCCCTCCTTCGAACCGAAGTAGCGGTTGATCATCGCGGCGGTCACCCCGGCGTCGGTGGCGATCTCTCGCGCCCCGGCGTGCCCGTACCCTTTGCACGCGAAGTGTCGGGTGGCCGCCTCAAGAATCGCCGTCCGGGTGGCGGACGAATCCCGACGCCGGCGCCCTGGCTCGATTTGATCTCCTGGCATCTGTCGCACCCCCTCTCTCTAGTAAACGGAGGTTGACATCGGAAGTCAACCACCCTATCGTTCCTTGGTCAACGGCGGTTGACATCTGCCGAGGCACGTCCCAGGACCACCTGAGCCGGGCCCAGACCTTGACGAGACGTCGGGTGGAGGGGGTGGTTCCAGGTTGGGCCTCGGCCCTGTCCCGGCCACCTTTCGGAGCGACTGACCATGAGAGCGAACTACCGACTGGCCGCCGGCCAGACGGCTCCGAAGGCCGGGATGATCACGGTCGCGGCCCTCGGCCTGCTTGCCGCCACCGGCTGCCGAGAGCCCGAATCCCAGGCCGCGCCGCCACCGCCTACGGTCGGAGTCGTCGAGGCCCGTCGCATGACCGTCCCGATCCTCTCCTCGCCGACCGGCACCACGCGGTCGTTGCGCGAGGTCGCCGTTCGGGCCCGTGTTCGGGGGTTCCTGACCGAGCAGCCGTTCGAGGAGGGCTCGTTCGTCGAGGAGGGGCAGCTCCTGTTCGTCATCGAGGAGGAGCCGTTCCAGGTCGCCCTGAAGTCGGCCGAGGCCCGGCGAGACGAGGCCGAGGCGGCCCTGAAGAAGGCCGAGGCGTCTCGGGCCCGCGAAATCGCCGAGGCGCAACTGGCGGTCGATCATGCCCAGCTTGAGCTGGCTCGGGTTGAGGAACGCCGCCAGCAGACCTTGATCTCCCGCAACGTCGCCACTCAGCAAGAGCTCGACGAGGCGATCGCTCGCCGCGAGAGTTACGCGGCACAAGTCGAGGCCGACCGGGCCCAGTTGGAGCAGGCTAAGGCCGATTATGATGTGAACATTCTTGCTGCACGAGCTCGCCTGAACGAGGCCGAGGCCGCCGTTCAGGCTGCCAAGCTGGACCTTGGCTACTGCCGGATGTTCGCCCCGATGAGTGGCCGGATTGGTGAAGCCCGCGTTAAGGTCGGGAACCTTGTCGGACCGACGGCTCCTGGAGGCGCCGACAACACTGAGCTTGCCACCGTCCAGCAACTCGACCCGATGGGCGTCGACATCCGGGTCAGCTCCCGCTATCTCGAACGCTTCTCCCGGCTGATCGCCGAGGGCCTGGCCGTCCGGCTCACCCGGACTGGGCTCGAAGGTGAGCGGCCGTACCCCCACGAGGGTCGGGTCAACTTCTACGACAATCGCATCGACCCAAGTACCTCGACGTTCCTGGTCAAGGCCGAGGTGCCCAACCCCGACGGTACGCTGCTGCCGGGTGAATACGTGAAGCTGGAAATGACCATCGACGTGCTGGAGGACGCAATCGTCGTTCCCGAGCAGGCCGTGGCCGAGACGCAGGCCGGGCCGGTCGTCTATCTGATCGACGACGACGGCACCGTGGCCATCCAGAGTGTCGAGGCCGCCCAGACCCACGATGGGATGCGCGTGGTCTCGGCCGGCCTTGAGCCCGGTCGCCAGGTCATCGTTGAAGGGCTGCAACTGGTCCGGCCCGGCATTCCGGTGAACGCCCAGCCGGCAAACCTCCCCGAACCGGTCCGTCCCGCTGCCGAAGACCGAACTCCGATCAGGCTGCCCGATGCCGAGGTCCCACCCGTCGACGAGACAACGGCCGATGCCGACGCTCGGGGCTCCGATCAGTCCGCCCAGGGACACTTGACGACCCCGGACGACCAGCCGAACGACTCTCGACTCGAGTCCGAGCCGGCTCCCTGATCTGACCGTCCCGCGCGTCCTTTTTCGTTCGGTCTGAAATCAACGAGTTGATCATCCCTCATGGTTAAGTTCGTCAACTTCTTCATCACCCGGCCGATCTTCGCCACGGTGCTGGCCTTGCTGATGCTGATCATTGGCGGCATCAGTCTGTACTTCCTGCCGATCGCGCAGTACCCCCAGATCGCGCCGCCCCAGGTCCAGATCACCACCGCCTACACCGGGGCCGATGCCGAGACGGTTGCCGAGACGGTCACCACGCCGATCGAGCAGCAGCTCAACGGAACCGAGGGGATGGCCTACTTCTCCTCGAACAGCACGGCCAACGGCATGGCGAGCATCGTGGCCACGTTCGAGGTCGGATACGACCAGGACATTGCCGCGGTCGACGTACAGAACCGCGTGCAGACGGCCACGCCTCAGCTTCCACCGGAGGTCAAGCAGTACGGCGTCTCGATCAAGAAGACCTCGACCGATATGGTCTGCATCGTCAACCTGGTCGACACTTCTGGAGAGGAACGCTACGACCAGACCTTCCTCGACAACTACGGCCAGATTTACATTGCCGATGCGCTCAAGCGCGTGCCCGGTGTCAGCGACGTGATGGTCTTCGGCCGCAAGTACGCGATGCGAATCTGGATCGACCCGGATCGCATGGCCGAGATGCAGATCGCCCCGACCGAGGTGATCCAGGCCGTGCAGCAGGAGAACCTTCAAGCGGCCGCCGGCAAGGTCGGCGCCCCTCCGGTTCCTTCCGGACAGGCGTTCGAGTACCCGATCACCGTCAAGGGGCGGCTCAGTGAGGTCTCGGAGTTCGAGGAGATCATCGTCCGCCGACGTGACGACGGGTCGATCGTTCGGCTCAAGGACGTTGCCCGCGTCGAACTCGACTCGGAAAGCTACGAGACAACGGTCTTTCTTGATGGCATGCCTGCCGGTGGCATGGCAATCTTCCAGCACGCCGACGCCAACGGCCTGGCGATCGTCGAGCAAGTCAGGCACGAGATGGATCGGCTGGCGAGGAACTTCCCGCCGGGCCTGGAGTATCGGATTCCCTACAACACGACCCTCTACGTCGAGGAGAACATCGCCGAGGTCGAGCACACACTCGTCGAGGCGTTCCTGCTCGTCATGGTCGTGGTGTTCATCTTCCTCCAGGGTTGGCGAGCGACGGTGATTCCGATGCTGGCGATCCCGGTCTCGCTGATCGCCACCTTCGGGCTGATGGCGATCTTCGGGTTCTCGATCAACACGCTCACGCTCTGCGGACTGGTGCTGGCAATTGGCCTGGTGGTCGACGATGCGA of Tautonia marina contains these proteins:
- a CDS encoding TetR/AcrR family transcriptional regulator, with amino-acid sequence MPGDQIEPGRRRRDSSATRTAILEAATRHFACKGYGHAGAREIATDAGVTAAMINRYFGSKEGLFAEVIERAFDIRELIQGDRATLADRLARIMVYGRPDAPDSGRIPLLLLLRAATEPAAAELLRAKLEENNLPLLAERLGGPDAGTRAGLIIAQLTGFAILYQMIQPKELADADREQLVACLTASLAVCFADPPRPSRSQPCG
- a CDS encoding efflux RND transporter periplasmic adaptor subunit; translation: MRANYRLAAGQTAPKAGMITVAALGLLAATGCREPESQAAPPPPTVGVVEARRMTVPILSSPTGTTRSLREVAVRARVRGFLTEQPFEEGSFVEEGQLLFVIEEEPFQVALKSAEARRDEAEAALKKAEASRAREIAEAQLAVDHAQLELARVEERRQQTLISRNVATQQELDEAIARRESYAAQVEADRAQLEQAKADYDVNILAARARLNEAEAAVQAAKLDLGYCRMFAPMSGRIGEARVKVGNLVGPTAPGGADNTELATVQQLDPMGVDIRVSSRYLERFSRLIAEGLAVRLTRTGLEGERPYPHEGRVNFYDNRIDPSTSTFLVKAEVPNPDGTLLPGEYVKLEMTIDVLEDAIVVPEQAVAETQAGPVVYLIDDDGTVAIQSVEAAQTHDGMRVVSAGLEPGRQVIVEGLQLVRPGIPVNAQPANLPEPVRPAAEDRTPIRLPDAEVPPVDETTADADARGSDQSAQGHLTTPDDQPNDSRLESEPAP